One Campylobacter concisus DNA segment encodes these proteins:
- the rpmB gene encoding 50S ribosomal protein L28, whose amino-acid sequence MSKRCAITGKGPMVGNNVSHANNKTKRRFLPNLRTIRVTLEDGTTRRIKVAASTLRTMKKQSN is encoded by the coding sequence ATGTCAAAAAGATGTGCAATAACTGGTAAAGGACCAATGGTAGGCAACAACGTGAGTCATGCCAACAATAAAACTAAAAGAAGATTTTTACCAAATCTTAGAACTATCCGTGTTACTCTAGAAGATGGCACAACAAGAAGAATAAAAGTTGCTGCTTCTACTCTAAGAACTATGAAAAAGCAATCAAACTAA
- a CDS encoding 3'-5' exonuclease → MKPKKQRLENSIEILARQNLGYHEFILKFSDIEEISSLIDVRDLDMWRTLGLDITRNESNEIELGTRFRDISEQEFCVVDIETTGGTTSGQIIEIGAIKIKNGVEIGRFESFIAASVVPENITELTGIKASDLVGAPNLLNVLERFKIFLGTSVFIAHNVNFDYGFISHSLNEIGLGILLNRKLCTIDLSRRTIASQKYGLGSLKELLGINNTHHRALNDAVAAAEIFKVCLTRLPFSIQTTEDLINFSKNAPSVKLKPEPVLKALE, encoded by the coding sequence TTGAAGCCAAAAAAACAGCGTTTAGAAAATAGCATTGAAATTTTAGCTAGGCAAAATTTAGGCTATCACGAGTTTATTTTAAAATTTAGTGATATTGAGGAAATTTCATCGCTCATTGACGTGCGTGACCTTGATATGTGGCGAACTCTTGGGCTTGATATCACTAGAAATGAAAGCAACGAGATTGAGCTTGGCACGAGATTTCGAGACATTAGTGAGCAGGAATTTTGCGTGGTTGATATCGAAACGACTGGTGGCACGACTAGCGGTCAGATAATAGAAATAGGTGCGATAAAAATAAAAAATGGCGTTGAAATAGGGCGCTTTGAAAGCTTTATAGCAGCTAGTGTGGTGCCTGAAAATATCACAGAGCTAACTGGCATAAAGGCTAGCGATCTAGTTGGTGCGCCAAATTTGCTAAACGTGCTTGAGCGGTTTAAAATTTTTCTAGGAACTAGCGTCTTTATCGCGCACAACGTGAATTTTGACTACGGATTTATCTCGCACAGCCTAAATGAGATCGGCCTTGGCATACTGCTAAACAGAAAGCTTTGTACTATCGACCTTAGCCGCCGCACCATCGCCTCGCAAAAATACGGCCTTGGCTCGCTAAAAGAGCTTCTTGGCATAAACAACACCCACCACAGAGCTCTAAATGACGCGGTAGCAGCAGCCGAAATCTTTAAAGTCTGTCTCACGCGCCTGCCTTTTAGCATCCAAACGACAGAGGATCTCATAAACTTTAGCAAAAATGCCCCAAGCGTAAAGCTAAAACCAGAGCCAGTTTTAAAAGCTTTGGAGTAG
- a CDS encoding ATP-dependent metallopeptidase FtsH/Yme1/Tma family protein: protein MQKFKFNKKNILIIAAMALIIALLFAVSKEPRNITYSQYMQLMDGNFIDKAVIDEDEVILYAQNNRFAIIKEGIDIKELIKKVPVERSVQYITPGMVWGSIIFVCLVLWYAYIFRAIKKKEESLLSKKDGAFEIENVLNQNAMPVISNVRFSDVAGISEVKSELSEIVDFLKNPQKYRNFGIKMPKGVLMIGPPGVGKTLVAKAVAGEANVPFFYQNGASFVQIYVGMGAKRVRELFSRAKSYAPSIIFIDEIDAVGKSRGGARNDEREATLNQLLTEMDGFEDNSGVIVIAATNRIEMIDEALLRSGRFDRRIFLSMPDFNDRVAILNTYLRDKNCEVSAEDIARMSVGFSGAALSTLVNEAAINALRNGESVLRMRDFEAVLNKVLLGKKKVLSYSESEKKIQAIYQGAKALSAYWFDVKFEKISLIEDRFMATEQEIESKSQMLSRIKVLISGMCKLEIDENDIFSNSSNDLNLAKEIASKMVYEYGMGNSFVPNPNDVEEILKQAKDEIISFLKGTNEQIARISSYLLAYESVDKETLAKILNENY from the coding sequence ATGCAAAAATTTAAATTTAACAAGAAAAACATCCTGATAATAGCCGCTATGGCTCTGATAATAGCACTACTTTTTGCTGTTAGTAAAGAGCCACGAAACATCACCTACTCGCAATATATGCAACTAATGGATGGAAATTTCATCGATAAAGCGGTCATCGACGAAGACGAGGTCATCCTCTATGCGCAAAATAACCGCTTTGCCATCATAAAAGAGGGCATAGACATAAAAGAGCTCATAAAAAAGGTCCCAGTCGAGCGAAGCGTGCAATATATCACGCCTGGCATGGTCTGGGGAAGCATCATCTTTGTTTGTCTTGTGCTTTGGTATGCATATATTTTTAGGGCTATCAAGAAAAAAGAGGAGAGCCTTTTAAGCAAAAAGGACGGCGCTTTTGAGATAGAAAACGTGCTAAATCAAAATGCGATGCCAGTCATCTCAAACGTTAGATTTAGCGATGTAGCTGGCATTAGCGAGGTCAAAAGCGAGCTTAGCGAGATAGTTGATTTTCTTAAAAATCCACAAAAATATAGAAATTTTGGTATCAAAATGCCAAAAGGCGTGCTAATGATAGGCCCTCCAGGCGTTGGCAAGACGCTTGTGGCAAAGGCGGTCGCTGGCGAGGCAAATGTGCCGTTTTTTTACCAAAATGGTGCAAGCTTCGTGCAAATTTATGTCGGTATGGGCGCAAAAAGAGTTAGAGAGCTCTTTAGCAGAGCCAAATCCTACGCACCTTCAATTATCTTTATCGACGAGATAGACGCTGTTGGCAAGAGCAGGGGTGGGGCTAGAAACGACGAGCGAGAAGCCACGCTAAATCAGCTGCTAACCGAGATGGACGGCTTTGAAGATAACTCAGGCGTCATCGTCATAGCTGCAACAAATAGGATCGAGATGATCGACGAGGCGCTACTTAGATCAGGCCGTTTTGATAGGCGTATATTTTTATCAATGCCTGATTTTAACGACAGGGTGGCGATCCTAAACACATATCTAAGAGATAAAAACTGCGAAGTGTCAGCCGAGGATATCGCTAGAATGAGCGTTGGCTTTTCTGGTGCGGCACTTAGCACGCTTGTAAATGAAGCAGCGATAAACGCTCTAAGAAACGGCGAAAGCGTGCTTAGAATGAGGGATTTTGAGGCTGTTTTAAACAAGGTCTTGCTCGGCAAGAAAAAGGTGCTAAGCTACAGCGAGAGCGAGAAGAAAATTCAAGCCATCTACCAAGGTGCAAAGGCGCTAAGTGCTTACTGGTTTGATGTGAAATTTGAAAAAATTTCGCTCATTGAAGACCGCTTTATGGCGACTGAGCAAGAGATCGAGTCAAAGTCACAGATGCTCTCACGCATAAAGGTTTTAATCTCTGGCATGTGCAAGCTCGAGATAGATGAGAACGACATCTTTTCAAACTCAAGCAACGATCTAAATTTGGCAAAAGAGATCGCTTCAAAGATGGTTTATGAATACGGCATGGGAAATTCTTTCGTGCCAAATCCAAATGATGTGGAAGAAATTTTAAAACAAGCAAAAGATGAGATAATCTCCTTTTTAAAGGGCACAAACGAGCAAATCGCAAGGATAAGCTCATATCTGCTTGCTTATGAGAGCGTAGATAAAGAGACGCTTGCTAAAATTTTAAATGAAAACTACTAA
- a CDS encoding DUF465 domain-containing protein translates to MLHEYTDLINELKKADVHFAALCKKHDELNEKIDSKAAQASELDALKKEKLKLKDEIYAQVLKYKEQK, encoded by the coding sequence ATGTTACACGAATACACTGATCTCATAAATGAGTTGAAAAAAGCTGATGTTCATTTTGCCGCACTTTGCAAAAAGCATGACGAGCTAAATGAAAAAATAGATAGCAAAGCAGCGCAAGCCTCTGAGCTTGATGCCTTGAAAAAAGAAAAATTAAAACTAAAAGATGAAATTTACGCTCAAGTTTTAAAATACAAAGAGCAAAAATAA
- the mog gene encoding molybdopterin adenylyltransferase produces the protein MKAKIGILTMSDRASEGTYEDKSGPAIKEVLDSWIVSEREYFYEVIPDELDLIKERLVHMIDVLGCDLVLTTGGTGPAVRDVTPEATEAVCEKMMPGFGELMRAASLKYVPTAILSRQTAGIRGHALIINLPGQPKAIKECLEPVFPAVPYCIDLIEGAFIETDENVMKVFRPKQKKIS, from the coding sequence ATGAAAGCAAAAATAGGAATTCTAACTATGTCCGATCGCGCAAGTGAAGGCACATACGAGGACAAATCAGGCCCAGCAATCAAAGAGGTGCTTGATAGTTGGATAGTAAGCGAGAGAGAGTATTTTTACGAGGTGATCCCAGATGAGCTTGATCTTATAAAAGAGAGGCTCGTGCACATGATAGATGTGCTAGGATGCGACCTTGTGCTAACGACCGGAGGCACAGGACCAGCCGTAAGAGATGTCACTCCAGAGGCTACTGAGGCAGTTTGCGAGAAGATGATGCCAGGCTTTGGCGAGCTAATGAGAGCTGCGAGCTTAAAATATGTCCCAACAGCGATCCTATCACGCCAAACAGCAGGCATCAGAGGCCATGCGCTTATCATAAATTTACCAGGTCAGCCAAAGGCTATAAAAGAGTGCTTGGAGCCGGTATTTCCAGCGGTGCCATACTGCATCGATCTTATAGAGGGTGCATTTATCGAGACAGATGAAAACGTGATGAAAGTTTTCCGCCCAAAACAAAAGAAAATTTCATAA
- the htpG gene encoding molecular chaperone HtpG codes for MADKFEFQTEVNDLLNLMIHSLYSNKEIFLRELISNSNDALDKLNYLCLTDEKYKSLSYTPRIDIKIDEKAKTLTISDNGIGMDKDELIANLGTIARSGTKGFMQSLSGDAKKDSSLIGQFGVGFYSAFMVASKIEVISKRALSEKAYKWTSDAKSYEIEDAKKDGFGTDIILHLNDDEFANSWRIEEIVKKYSNHIPYPIFMDKESYVAPKEGEKEGTYETKNEQINKANALWRLNKASLKEQDYNDFYKQISHDSSDPLLYIHTKAEGKIEYSTLFYVPSTEPFDLFRVDYQSGVKLYVKRVFITDDAKELLPPYLRFIKGVIDVEDLPLNVSREILQENAIMRTVKEQSVKKILSELAKVKDNDREKYIKFYKLFGKVLKEGLYGFNAEKEQILDLCLFKSSKRDGLISLKEYKEAMKEDQKSIYYISGNNENMLRNSPLLESFKKNDIEVLIMDEEIDTIVMPMVNEFDKTPLKSVSHADINDEIKSDEKVDESKVANTLVKMKEILKDEVKDVRLSSRLSSSAAVLIYDKNDPDYAMQEMLKQMGQGANAPKVKPILEINADHEIFAKLEKNEAMVYDIAPLLLDMARLNEGMSLENPAKFSELLTKVMIKAI; via the coding sequence ATGGCAGATAAATTTGAATTTCAAACCGAGGTCAATGACCTTTTAAATTTGATGATCCACTCTCTTTACTCAAACAAAGAGATATTTTTAAGAGAGCTCATATCAAACTCAAACGACGCACTTGACAAGCTAAACTACTTATGCTTGACCGATGAAAAGTATAAAAGCTTAAGCTACACTCCAAGGATCGACATCAAAATCGACGAAAAAGCTAAGACTTTAACCATCAGCGACAACGGTATCGGCATGGATAAAGACGAGCTTATCGCAAATTTAGGCACCATTGCAAGAAGTGGCACAAAGGGCTTTATGCAAAGCTTAAGCGGCGATGCCAAAAAAGATAGCTCGCTGATCGGCCAGTTTGGCGTTGGCTTTTACTCAGCGTTTATGGTGGCAAGTAAGATCGAGGTTATAAGCAAACGAGCGCTAAGCGAGAAGGCCTATAAATGGACATCTGACGCAAAAAGCTACGAGATCGAAGATGCTAAAAAAGATGGCTTTGGTACGGATATAATCCTGCATTTAAACGACGATGAGTTTGCAAATTCTTGGCGTATAGAGGAGATAGTCAAAAAGTATTCAAACCACATCCCTTATCCTATATTTATGGATAAAGAGAGCTACGTCGCGCCAAAAGAAGGCGAAAAAGAAGGCACTTATGAGACTAAAAACGAGCAGATAAACAAGGCAAATGCGCTTTGGAGACTAAATAAAGCCAGCTTAAAAGAGCAAGACTACAACGACTTTTATAAGCAAATTTCACACGATAGCAGCGACCCGCTCCTTTATATCCACACAAAAGCTGAGGGTAAGATCGAGTACTCGACACTATTTTATGTGCCAAGCACTGAGCCGTTTGACCTCTTTAGGGTTGATTATCAAAGTGGCGTGAAGCTCTATGTGAAGAGGGTTTTTATAACTGACGATGCAAAAGAGCTTTTGCCGCCTTATCTAAGGTTTATCAAAGGTGTGATCGACGTTGAAGACCTGCCGCTAAACGTTAGCCGCGAAATTTTACAAGAAAATGCGATAATGCGAACCGTTAAAGAGCAAAGTGTGAAGAAAATTTTAAGCGAACTTGCAAAAGTAAAAGATAACGACCGCGAAAAATACATAAAATTTTACAAACTATTTGGCAAGGTTTTAAAAGAGGGGCTTTATGGTTTTAACGCTGAAAAAGAGCAAATTTTAGATCTTTGCCTATTTAAAAGCTCAAAAAGAGATGGGCTTATCAGTCTAAAAGAGTACAAAGAGGCGATGAAAGAGGATCAAAAGTCGATCTACTACATCAGCGGCAACAACGAAAATATGCTAAGAAATTCGCCGCTTCTTGAGAGCTTTAAGAAAAACGATATCGAAGTGCTTATTATGGATGAAGAGATCGACACGATCGTCATGCCAATGGTCAATGAATTTGATAAAACACCTCTAAAATCAGTCTCACACGCTGATATAAACGACGAGATCAAAAGTGATGAGAAGGTCGATGAGAGCAAGGTCGCAAACACGCTTGTTAAGATGAAAGAGATATTAAAAGACGAAGTTAAAGACGTTAGGCTAAGCTCAAGGCTCTCAAGCTCGGCTGCGGTGCTAATATATGATAAAAACGACCCTGATTACGCTATGCAAGAGATGTTAAAACAGATGGGACAAGGCGCAAATGCTCCAAAAGTTAAGCCGATCTTGGAGATAAATGCCGATCATGAAATTTTTGCTAAACTTGAGAAAAATGAGGCGATGGTTTATGACATAGCGCCTTTGCTTCTTGATATGGCAAGGCTAAATGAGGGCATGAGCCTAGAAAATCCAGCTAAATTTTCAGAACTTCTAACAAAAGTGATGATAAAAGCTATATAA
- a CDS encoding potassium channel family protein, whose product MSFLSRLLKFLNWSNSAKPEISLDTELYEQLKPFRFPLISVVLLLLFGTLGYIFIDNFSLIDAFYQAGMTFTTVGFTEVAPITPKGRIFTITFILVGFIIFTLSIGIVVEVLKRGTLISILKERRMLYKIARLKNHFVICYHNLYTIELSAQFRENHIPFVVVDDREDIAELAQIYKYPYFIKAQPHTQIAFLKTHLSSAKGLITLSPNIADNIALIASVRLYEKEIGRKKPYHIITNSDSEDDTQRLKKLGADNVVSPSRLVAQRLSAMSVRPDMENLLEQFLYTKSSPIDIEEILVPDYSWIRFKRLKETHLRNITNADVVGIRDINNKFIPMPNGDTLIGTGTKLLVIGTVDGIRLTKRLVKSKHKPEELKYV is encoded by the coding sequence ATGTCTTTTCTCTCAAGACTTTTAAAATTCCTCAACTGGTCAAACTCCGCAAAACCAGAAATAAGCCTAGATACTGAGCTTTACGAACAACTAAAACCTTTTAGATTTCCACTAATTTCAGTCGTACTACTGTTACTTTTTGGAACACTGGGTTATATCTTTATAGATAACTTCTCTCTCATAGATGCCTTTTACCAAGCAGGTATGACCTTCACGACGGTCGGTTTTACCGAAGTTGCGCCCATAACTCCAAAGGGGCGAATTTTTACTATAACTTTTATCCTTGTTGGCTTCATTATTTTTACACTATCAATCGGTATCGTTGTAGAAGTTCTAAAAAGAGGCACATTAATTAGCATTTTAAAGGAAAGGCGCATGCTTTACAAGATCGCAAGACTAAAAAATCACTTCGTTATTTGTTATCACAACCTCTACACGATCGAGCTTAGCGCTCAGTTTCGTGAAAATCACATACCATTTGTAGTGGTCGATGACAGAGAAGATATCGCAGAATTAGCTCAAATTTACAAGTATCCATACTTCATAAAAGCTCAGCCTCACACTCAAATCGCCTTTTTAAAAACGCATCTATCAAGCGCAAAAGGACTAATCACTCTTAGCCCAAATATCGCTGATAATATCGCACTTATCGCATCTGTTAGACTTTATGAAAAAGAGATAGGCCGCAAAAAACCTTACCATATTATCACAAACTCCGACAGTGAAGATGACACACAAAGACTTAAAAAACTTGGCGCTGATAACGTCGTAAGCCCATCTCGCCTAGTCGCACAGCGTCTAAGTGCCATGAGCGTAAGACCTGATATGGAAAATTTACTCGAGCAATTTCTATACACAAAAAGTTCGCCTATCGACATAGAAGAAATTCTTGTGCCTGACTACTCTTGGATAAGGTTTAAAAGACTAAAAGAGACACACCTAAGAAATATCACTAATGCTGACGTGGTAGGCATTAGAGACATAAATAATAAATTTATCCCTATGCCAAATGGTGACACTCTAATCGGCACTGGCACAAAGCTTTTAGTCATCGGTACAGTTGATGGCATACGTCTAACCAAGCGCCTAGTAAAGAGCAAACACAAGCCAGAAGAGCTAAAATACGTTTAG
- a CDS encoding prephenate dehydrogenase, with amino-acid sequence MKVTFEGSLAIVRPFGFLEVNITPSSIKKAEVEQICARQISAILLSLKNVTFFSPLWLNSTCEHLSSIAKQIGAEFAVCDYDDTFYELVAKTSKNILRFSLFENEKVATLFLNDTLADSSEAIVIYNKNEQYKDYINSLLEQKCYKCKFVKSVEEFNAAKQAYKYTISTLNHIVLGKKEFSAFIRGDVVIYKTVGLIDSSFVQKFDYKFHERLQKVGFKFFVFWSDSVGALNTIGASFLIKLSELSQKSGGILVICGLNEGNISETLASNLKAAKILLYKKMDDFFKDDSTLYFKKRLIDIEPTKMNKSLVEFLPLVISSVTDVLSPLIESEILCLDAKISNFNVEGENDYLRACVLFYGDVQMRILLGVKKDKLSKICSIFSDNGDLECGCLSGFSQIFSIIASKILDIFIERNLKVKLSNFKFYENEMFFDRASSGIFATLNAKESQTGMIFISK; translated from the coding sequence ATGAAAGTAACTTTTGAGGGCTCTTTGGCAATTGTTAGGCCATTTGGATTTTTAGAGGTTAATATCACCCCTTCAAGCATCAAAAAGGCCGAAGTAGAGCAAATTTGCGCAAGGCAGATAAGTGCCATTTTGCTTTCATTAAAAAATGTCACATTTTTTAGCCCTCTTTGGCTAAATAGCACGTGCGAGCATCTATCAAGCATCGCTAAGCAGATAGGCGCTGAGTTTGCAGTCTGCGATTATGACGATACTTTTTACGAGCTTGTCGCAAAGACTTCAAAAAATATTTTGAGATTTTCACTCTTTGAAAATGAAAAAGTTGCGACGCTATTTTTAAATGATACTTTAGCAGATAGCAGCGAAGCCATTGTGATTTATAACAAAAACGAGCAGTATAAAGACTATATCAACTCGCTTTTGGAGCAAAAGTGCTATAAGTGTAAATTTGTAAAAAGCGTAGAAGAATTTAACGCTGCCAAGCAAGCTTACAAATACACCATCAGCACCCTAAATCACATCGTTTTAGGCAAAAAAGAGTTTAGCGCCTTTATAAGAGGTGACGTCGTCATTTACAAGACAGTAGGGCTCATAGATAGCTCTTTTGTGCAGAAATTTGACTATAAATTTCACGAAAGGTTGCAAAAGGTAGGCTTTAAATTCTTTGTTTTTTGGTCTGATTCGGTTGGTGCTTTAAATACCATAGGTGCTAGTTTTTTGATAAAGCTATCTGAGCTGAGCCAAAAAAGTGGCGGTATATTGGTGATTTGCGGCTTAAATGAGGGCAACATCTCAGAGACACTTGCCTCAAATTTAAAAGCGGCAAAGATACTTTTATATAAAAAGATGGATGATTTTTTCAAAGATGACTCGACGCTCTATTTTAAAAAGCGCCTTATCGATATAGAGCCCACAAAGATGAATAAAAGCTTAGTTGAGTTTTTGCCACTTGTGATCTCAAGCGTCACAGACGTGCTCTCGCCTTTGATAGAGAGTGAAATTTTATGCCTTGATGCAAAGATTAGCAACTTTAATGTAGAGGGCGAAAATGACTATTTGCGGGCTTGTGTGCTCTTTTATGGCGACGTACAGATGAGAATTTTGCTTGGCGTTAAAAAGGACAAGCTTAGCAAAATTTGCTCCATTTTTTCAGATAATGGCGATCTGGAGTGTGGCTGTTTAAGCGGATTTTCTCAAATTTTTAGTATCATTGCAAGCAAAATTTTAGACATTTTCATCGAGAGAAATTTAAAGGTAAAGCTTAGCAACTTTAAATTTTACGAAAATGAGATGTTTTTTGACAGAGCAAGCAGTGGAATTTTTGCCACATTAAATGCAAAAGAGAGCCAAACTGGCATGATTTTTATAAGTAAATAA
- the rpe gene encoding ribulose-phosphate 3-epimerase: MYVAPSILSADFGNLAAEIRDICEAGCDLVHVDVMDGHFVPNLTIGPVVVSAVAKAATKPLDIHLMVENNSFFADLFLPLKPKFLTFHIEEEKHPMRLIDHIRKNGVGPGIVLNPHTPVSAIEHIIDEVDMVLLMSVNPGFGGQKFMPVVLEKTRALRELIERKNAKCLIEVDGGVNGLNAPDLEEAGADVLVAGSYIFSSNSYEQAIRAIKLEF, translated from the coding sequence ATGTACGTTGCACCTAGTATTTTGTCGGCTGATTTTGGAAATTTAGCAGCCGAGATAAGAGACATTTGCGAGGCTGGGTGCGATCTGGTGCATGTTGATGTTATGGATGGGCATTTTGTACCAAATTTAACCATCGGACCAGTCGTGGTAAGTGCCGTTGCAAAGGCTGCTACAAAGCCACTTGATATACATTTGATGGTTGAAAATAACTCATTTTTTGCTGATCTTTTTTTACCACTAAAACCAAAATTTCTGACCTTTCACATCGAAGAAGAGAAGCATCCGATGAGGCTCATCGATCACATCAGGAAAAACGGCGTTGGCCCTGGTATCGTGCTAAATCCACACACACCAGTTAGCGCGATCGAGCATATCATTGATGAAGTCGATATGGTACTATTAATGAGCGTAAATCCTGGCTTTGGCGGTCAGAAATTTATGCCAGTCGTGCTTGAGAAAACAAGGGCGCTGAGAGAGCTAATAGAGCGCAAAAACGCCAAGTGTCTCATCGAAGTAGATGGCGGCGTAAATGGACTAAATGCGCCTGATCTTGAAGAGGCTGGAGCTGATGTCTTGGTGGCTGGCAGCTATATCTTCTCATCAAATTCATACGAACAAGCCATTCGCGCCATAAAGCTTGAGTTTTGA
- a CDS encoding 3-octaprenyl-4-hydroxybenzoate carboxy-lyase yields MRGKIKNFCVDATSKDELEGYTRGWPMQTDCDREVVADLVKRGVVKDEPELFHKFEIFG; encoded by the coding sequence TTGCGTGGTAAAATCAAAAATTTCTGCGTGGATGCGACGAGCAAGGACGAGCTAGAGGGCTATACTCGTGGCTGGCCTATGCAAACTGACTGCGACCGCGAAGTGGTGGCTGATCTTGTGAAGCGTGGCGTGGTAAAAGATGAGCCAGAGCTTTTTCATAAATTTGAGATATTTGGGTAG